The Gemmatimonadaceae bacterium DNA segment GGCGCGGAGGAGGCCGCCAGGACGGTCACGACCCTCGTCGAGCGCCTGCTCCCCAGTGATGCACCCTCCGCCGGGGAGCTGCTCCGCGGCGTGATCGCCGACGTGCTCAGCACCCGCGGCACCGTCACGGCGTACTCCGCCATCACCTTCGCGTGGTTCTCGACGCGCCTGTTCGGATCACTGCGCAGCGTGCTCGCGCTCTGCTTTGACGGCTCCGATCGCGGCATCGTGGTGGGGAAGCTGTTCGACTTTGCCGCCACCATCGTGGCGACGGTCGCGGTGGTCGTGTACGTGATCCTCTCGACCTATCTCGATCTGGCCACCACGCGCGGGGTGGCGCTGCTCCGCGAGACCGGTCTGCGTGAAGACGCCATGAGCGGCGTGGGCTACGTGATGGGGCGGGTGTTGGCGCTGAGCGTCGTGCTGGCGCTCTTCTATACGCTCTATCGCGCCCTGCCACGCCGCCGCCCGCCGCGTCGCGCCGCACTCGTGGGCGCTGCGTCGGCCACGATGCTCT contains these protein-coding regions:
- a CDS encoding YihY/virulence factor BrkB family protein, with amino-acid sequence MPFTLLLITGLSFLLGSGAEEAARTVTTLVERLLPSDAPSAGELLRGVIADVLSTRGTVTAYSAITFAWFSTRLFGSLRSVLALCFDGSDRGIVVGKLFDFAATIVATVAVVVYVILSTYLDLATTRGVALLRETGLREDAMSGVGYVMGRVLALSVVLALFYTLYRALPRRRPPRRAALVGAASATMLFELARHVFGLVVRHFDPSSLYTGTIAAIVAVVFWTYYSAFLFLIGGELAQAVDLRRGELAALQQAAAPDRDLVSRPTPPNVSTTPAKPSAKKPAR